One window of Mesorhizobium loti R88b genomic DNA carries:
- a CDS encoding NAD(P)-dependent oxidoreductase: protein MTKSTNDNPHAAQTKILVLGATGPTGRLIVSQALARGYEVTALVRSPEKAADMKGVRLVVGDARDEKTLRQAVTGQDAVISALGTPASPFKQVTLLSTATRALVKAMKTEHFSRLITITGMGAGDSAGHGGFLFDKVIFPLLLRNVYADKNRQEAVIRESDLDWTIIRPSVLNKKAGRGNVRTLTDLSAFHGGTISREDVAKFVLDQVDSDAWRHRSPLITW, encoded by the coding sequence ATGACCAAGTCCACAAACGACAATCCCCACGCCGCGCAGACCAAGATATTGGTTTTGGGGGCGACGGGGCCAACTGGCCGTCTCATCGTCAGCCAGGCATTGGCACGCGGATATGAGGTGACGGCGCTGGTCCGATCTCCCGAAAAAGCGGCGGATATGAAGGGCGTTCGGCTTGTTGTCGGCGACGCCCGCGACGAGAAGACCCTACGCCAGGCCGTGACCGGGCAGGATGCCGTCATCAGTGCCCTGGGCACTCCGGCCAGCCCGTTCAAGCAGGTGACGCTGCTCTCGACCGCGACCCGCGCGCTCGTTAAGGCAATGAAGACGGAACACTTCTCGCGCCTGATCACCATCACCGGGATGGGCGCGGGCGATAGCGCCGGCCATGGCGGGTTCCTGTTCGATAAGGTGATTTTCCCGCTGCTCCTGCGCAACGTCTATGCGGACAAGAACCGGCAGGAAGCCGTCATCCGTGAGTCCGACCTCGATTGGACGATCATCCGGCCATCCGTTTTGAACAAAAAGGCGGGACGCGGCAATGTCCGCACTCTAACCGATCTGTCCGCCTTCCATGGCGGCACCATCTCGCGGGAGGACGTTGCGAAATTTGTCCTCGACCAGGTGGATAGCGACGCCTGGCGGCATCGTTCGCCACTGATTACATGGTGA
- a CDS encoding SRPBCC family protein, whose translation MIYSTATVPVNPAGETKLTREQVWKGLELKARDARLFLPPGVCTRCDVVEESATHFVREATIAGADLREIITLEPQSKITFFQAIGPREGAIINELFEDDAGELQLKFYCYTGLRGKEPNGPEEQAEQTQFDSEKGYKSALLSTLTRTRELLAAGRL comes from the coding sequence ATGATCTATTCAACTGCAACCGTTCCGGTGAACCCCGCCGGCGAGACCAAGCTCACGCGCGAGCAGGTCTGGAAGGGCCTTGAGCTGAAGGCGCGTGACGCGCGCCTTTTCCTCCCGCCCGGCGTCTGCACGCGCTGCGACGTCGTGGAGGAGAGCGCGACCCACTTCGTGCGCGAAGCCACGATCGCCGGCGCCGACCTCCGCGAAATCATCACCCTTGAGCCGCAAAGCAAGATCACCTTCTTCCAAGCGATCGGCCCACGCGAAGGCGCGATTATCAACGAGCTGTTCGAGGATGATGCCGGCGAGCTGCAGCTCAAGTTCTATTGCTACACTGGTCTTCGCGGCAAAGAGCCGAATGGCCCCGAGGAGCAGGCTGAGCAGACGCAGTTCGATAGCGAGAAGGGTTACAAATCCGCTCTGCTGTCGACGCTGACACGCACGCGCGAGCTGCTTGCCGCAGGCAGACTCTAA
- a CDS encoding alpha/beta fold hydrolase: MDMAADTPSDHFISHRVDIDRITLNVRETGNGPLMLFFHGITSNSAVFTPLMARLSDRFTTIAVDQRGHGRSDKPDTGYEANDYADDIAGLIRTLDRGPAILVGHSLGARNSVTAAAKYPDLVRSVVAIDFTPYIETEALDALEARVNAGSQLFENVKAVEAYLAGRYPNIPVDAIKIRAQSGYQSVDGGLRPLASPAAMAQTAKGLRADLVPAYRDVTKPVLIVRGETSKLVSAAALAMTSQLRPDLPVVVVPGADHYVNEVSPEITLKAITNFIDA, from the coding sequence ATGGACATGGCGGCGGACACACCTTCCGACCACTTCATCTCGCACCGCGTCGACATTGACCGCATCACTTTGAACGTGCGCGAGACGGGCAACGGCCCGCTGATGCTGTTCTTCCACGGCATCACCTCCAACTCCGCCGTCTTCACGCCGTTGATGGCTCGGCTGTCGGATCGGTTTACGACCATAGCGGTTGACCAGAGGGGGCATGGCCGCAGCGACAAGCCGGATACCGGCTACGAGGCGAATGACTACGCGGACGACATCGCCGGCCTGATACGCACGCTCGATCGAGGCCCTGCAATCCTCGTCGGGCATTCGCTCGGTGCGCGAAATTCCGTCACGGCAGCGGCGAAATACCCGGATCTGGTGCGGTCGGTCGTCGCCATCGACTTTACGCCTTACATCGAGACTGAAGCGTTGGATGCGTTGGAAGCGCGCGTGAATGCAGGCAGCCAGCTCTTCGAGAATGTAAAGGCCGTCGAAGCATACCTCGCCGGCCGCTATCCGAACATTCCCGTCGACGCCATCAAGATCAGGGCTCAGAGCGGCTATCAGTCGGTCGATGGCGGATTGCGTCCATTGGCCTCGCCTGCGGCCATGGCCCAGACCGCCAAAGGCCTGCGAGCGGACCTGGTGCCTGCTTACCGGGACGTGACGAAGCCCGTCCTCATCGTCCGGGGCGAAACGAGCAAATTGGTGTCAGCGGCGGCGCTGGCCATGACAAGCCAGTTGCGACCGGATCTGCCGGTCGTCGTCGTTCCGGGTGCTGACCATTACGTCAACGAGGTCTCTCCCGAGATCACGCTGAAAGCCATCACCAACTTCATAGACGCCTGA
- a CDS encoding alkene reductase, translating into MTYVWSTFKLGNLQLPHRLAMAPMTRSRAKPDGTPGDLAPEYYAQRATMGLLITEGTQPSEDGQGYLATPGIYNDNHVAGWRKVADAVHETGGRLFIQLMHVGRRSHPENTPHHRQPVAPSAIASGENMFTVKGMLPVPEPRELTTAEVRQTIADFANAAKRAIEAGADGVEVHGANGYLVHQFLAPNANKRTDEFGGSLENRARFAIEVVQAIVGAVGAEKTAIRLSPGLPTGGIAEGNENDDLYRYLAAEFHKIGVAYLHILHIGNEALLADIREAFGGVLIVNRPGRPREQVGADVAAGVADMEALGAMALANPDLVTRLKEGAPLNEPRPALFYAGGGAEGYIDYPALYPA; encoded by the coding sequence ATGACCTATGTCTGGTCCACTTTCAAACTCGGCAACCTGCAACTGCCGCACCGCCTCGCCATGGCGCCGATGACCCGAAGCCGGGCCAAGCCCGACGGAACACCCGGTGATCTGGCTCCCGAGTATTACGCACAGCGCGCCACGATGGGTCTTCTGATCACCGAGGGCACCCAGCCGTCCGAAGACGGGCAGGGTTATCTGGCCACGCCAGGGATCTACAACGACAATCACGTGGCGGGGTGGCGGAAGGTTGCCGACGCCGTCCATGAGACGGGCGGTCGTCTGTTCATCCAACTCATGCATGTCGGCCGCAGATCCCATCCGGAAAACACGCCGCACCATCGCCAGCCGGTTGCGCCTTCGGCGATTGCCTCCGGTGAAAACATGTTCACGGTTAAAGGCATGCTGCCGGTTCCGGAACCACGCGAGCTCACAACCGCTGAAGTTCGGCAGACCATCGCCGATTTCGCAAACGCCGCCAAGCGCGCGATCGAAGCGGGGGCCGACGGCGTCGAAGTTCACGGTGCGAACGGGTATCTGGTGCACCAGTTTCTTGCGCCGAACGCGAATAAGCGCACCGACGAATTCGGTGGTTCTCTTGAGAACCGCGCACGGTTCGCGATTGAGGTGGTTCAAGCGATCGTCGGTGCGGTCGGTGCCGAGAAGACGGCGATCCGGCTGTCGCCGGGACTACCTACGGGCGGCATCGCCGAAGGCAACGAGAACGACGATCTCTACCGCTACCTGGCGGCCGAGTTTCATAAGATCGGGGTTGCCTATCTGCATATCCTCCATATCGGCAATGAAGCGCTCTTGGCGGACATCCGGGAGGCTTTCGGCGGGGTCTTGATCGTCAATCGCCCGGGCCGCCCGCGCGAGCAGGTCGGGGCCGATGTTGCCGCCGGGGTTGCCGACATGGAAGCTCTAGGCGCCATGGCCCTTGCCAACCCGGATCTGGTCACACGTCTCAAAGAGGGCGCGCCATTGAACGAGCCGCGGCCGGCACTGTTCTATGCCGGCGGCGGGGCTGAAGGCTACATCGACTATCCCGCTCTTTATCCCGCCTGA
- a CDS encoding GMC family oxidoreductase — MSSPNCDIVIVGGGSAGTLLAARLSEAPDRRVLLIEAGEEASDPDIWNPAAWPSLQGRSYDWDYRTEPQAGTAGRVHHWARGRLIGGSSCLHAMGYMRGHPADFQAWVDATGDRRWSWDELLPVFQSIENHPLGGDGIHGKSGPLPIHLPGDEVSPVARAFIEAGASLGLPRLEGHNSGEMIGVTPNSLNIRDGRRVTAADAWLTGIVRSRKNLTILTGSRVSRLNLGANQVRSLEVVGQQGSAEVFADQIILCAGALESPALLMRSGIGPHDMLDAAGVGCLIDMPGIGRNLQDHLLGAGNLYAARKPVPPSRLQHSESMAYMSADSFSATGQPEIVVGCGVAPIVSESFQAPEAGTAYSLLFGITHPTSRGSLRISGPEFGDRLIIDPAYLQTGRDRGLFRRALEAARTIGHSDELAGWRERELLPGTLNSAAEMDDFIARSVITHHHPCGTCRMGKDADAVVDADLRLKALDNLFVVDASIMPNLTAGPIHAAVLAIAETFARRHREILQS, encoded by the coding sequence TTGAGTTCTCCGAATTGCGATATCGTCATCGTCGGTGGCGGCTCGGCCGGGACGTTGCTTGCCGCGCGACTGAGTGAAGCGCCGGACAGACGCGTTCTGCTGATCGAGGCAGGCGAAGAGGCGAGCGACCCCGACATCTGGAACCCCGCCGCCTGGCCATCGCTTCAGGGCCGCAGCTACGACTGGGACTATCGCACGGAGCCGCAAGCCGGCACAGCGGGCCGGGTGCATCATTGGGCACGCGGGCGGCTGATCGGCGGCTCGAGTTGCCTGCACGCGATGGGCTATATGCGTGGCCATCCCGCCGATTTCCAGGCCTGGGTCGATGCGACGGGGGATCGCCGATGGAGCTGGGATGAACTGCTGCCCGTTTTCCAGTCCATCGAAAATCACCCGCTTGGCGGCGACGGCATTCATGGCAAAAGCGGGCCGTTGCCGATCCATTTGCCAGGGGACGAAGTCAGTCCGGTTGCTCGCGCCTTCATCGAGGCAGGCGCATCGTTGGGTCTGCCTCGCCTTGAAGGCCACAACAGCGGAGAGATGATCGGCGTCACTCCGAACTCCTTGAACATTCGTGACGGGCGGCGGGTCACTGCGGCGGACGCCTGGCTTACCGGGATAGTTCGAAGCCGCAAGAACCTGACAATCCTTACGGGGTCCCGGGTAAGCCGGCTCAACCTGGGAGCCAATCAGGTCCGCAGCCTCGAGGTCGTCGGGCAACAGGGTTCGGCCGAAGTCTTTGCGGATCAAATTATCCTTTGTGCCGGAGCGCTGGAAAGTCCGGCCTTGCTGATGCGCTCGGGCATCGGTCCGCACGATATGCTCGATGCGGCTGGCGTTGGCTGCCTGATCGACATGCCTGGAATCGGCCGCAACCTTCAGGATCACCTGCTTGGTGCCGGCAACCTCTATGCAGCCCGCAAGCCGGTGCCGCCGTCGCGCCTCCAACATTCGGAGTCGATGGCCTATATGAGCGCTGACAGCTTCAGCGCTACCGGGCAGCCTGAAATCGTCGTTGGTTGCGGCGTCGCGCCGATCGTATCCGAAAGCTTCCAGGCGCCTGAAGCCGGCACGGCCTACTCGCTGCTGTTCGGCATCACCCATCCGACGAGCCGCGGCAGCCTGCGCATAAGCGGGCCTGAGTTCGGCGATCGATTGATCATCGACCCGGCATATCTGCAAACCGGTCGGGACCGCGGGCTGTTTCGCCGGGCCCTCGAGGCAGCACGAACAATCGGGCATAGCGATGAACTTGCCGGCTGGCGAGAGCGCGAACTCCTGCCAGGCACCCTGAACAGTGCGGCCGAGATGGACGACTTCATCGCGCGGTCGGTCATCACACACCATCATCCCTGCGGAACTTGCAGGATGGGTAAGGACGCGGATGCCGTCGTCGATGCAGATCTACGATTGAAGGCGCTAGACAATCTTTTTGTCGTGGACGCGTCGATTATGCCGAACCTCACCGCGGGACCGATTCATGCTGCGGTGCTTGCGATCGCCGAGACCTTCGCTCGACGGCACCGGGAAATCCTACAATCTTGA
- a CDS encoding GntR family transcriptional regulator gives MSDILAIFGFDNLAILLSNFHSVAYDVSHCDPKAQEALPMPPDLNLRISPRTVQRETVDKLRLAIFSGLFQPGSRLIESQLCTQLGISRPSLREALRSLEAERLIEIVPNRGPSIPALSWEVATAIYEVRELLEVEAAGRCALRISPEQLRELEKSLSAFEEAASSNDSLAQVMTAADFYSIILANCGNPILEEVHRGLVARISFFRGRSMSLEGRAQSSLAEMREIFESIAAGDEKAARKASKQHVLRAKAAAKISMDHGI, from the coding sequence TTGTCTGACATTCTTGCAATCTTCGGATTTGACAATCTGGCTATCCTGCTGTCAAATTTCCACAGCGTGGCGTATGATGTTTCACATTGCGACCCAAAGGCCCAAGAGGCGTTACCGATGCCCCCAGATTTGAATTTGCGAATTTCGCCACGGACCGTGCAACGGGAGACCGTCGACAAGTTACGGCTCGCCATCTTCTCCGGATTGTTCCAGCCGGGAAGCCGCCTGATCGAAAGTCAGCTGTGCACGCAGCTCGGCATTAGCCGCCCCTCGCTGAGGGAGGCTTTGCGCAGTCTTGAAGCCGAGCGCCTGATCGAGATCGTGCCCAACCGCGGACCGTCGATACCGGCGCTTTCCTGGGAGGTGGCAACCGCCATCTACGAGGTTCGAGAGCTGCTGGAAGTCGAGGCAGCGGGACGATGCGCGCTGAGAATTTCGCCTGAGCAGCTGCGTGAGCTTGAGAAATCTCTTTCCGCGTTCGAAGAGGCGGCATCCAGCAATGACAGCCTGGCGCAGGTCATGACCGCCGCGGACTTCTATTCGATCATACTCGCCAATTGCGGGAATCCGATCCTGGAGGAGGTCCATCGCGGTCTGGTGGCTAGGATAAGCTTCTTTCGAGGGCGATCGATGTCCCTGGAAGGCAGGGCGCAAAGCAGCCTGGCGGAGATGAGAGAGATATTCGAATCCATCGCCGCCGGCGACGAGAAAGCCGCCCGCAAAGCCTCGAAACAGCACGTCTTGAGGGCGAAAGCGGCAGCCAAGATTTCCATGGACCACGGAATTTGA
- a CDS encoding LysR family transcriptional regulator, which produces MIDVDDMRAFQTVARLLSFSGAGRVLSVRKSAISRSIQRLEALLGVRLFERTTREVVLTEAGRALLGHFSEIVTRVDEVLDMATSLASHPRGRLRLTAGIGFGMEVLTEILPVFSLAFSDVDVSLELTSRTVDLVAEQTDVAFRMGPMLDSNLVATRLGAIACLLCAAPSYLERRGWPRSIDDLRSHDLLLIPRGDGLPRRLSLCDKDGVEHQVEATARLTANDPKAIDRMVLNGAGIAATARYVAAPEIEAGNLVRVLPDWSVPAVDVSLVMPAGKERSPAARAFVDFMRKRVAGNRRWFDDGA; this is translated from the coding sequence ATGATTGACGTCGACGATATGCGCGCCTTCCAGACGGTCGCCAGGCTATTGAGTTTTTCAGGGGCGGGCCGCGTCCTCTCAGTGCGCAAGTCGGCCATCAGTCGCTCGATCCAGCGGTTGGAAGCGCTGCTTGGCGTTCGCCTTTTTGAACGTACAACCCGCGAGGTCGTACTGACCGAGGCTGGGCGGGCGTTGCTCGGTCATTTTAGCGAGATCGTTACCCGCGTTGACGAGGTCCTCGATATGGCCACCAGCCTGGCGTCGCATCCACGAGGCCGGCTGCGGCTCACCGCTGGAATCGGCTTTGGCATGGAGGTGCTGACCGAAATTCTTCCTGTGTTTTCCCTCGCGTTTTCAGACGTCGATGTGTCTCTCGAACTGACGAGCAGGACGGTTGACCTTGTCGCCGAACAGACTGATGTGGCCTTCCGAATGGGTCCGATGCTTGATTCAAATCTGGTCGCGACACGGCTTGGAGCAATCGCCTGCCTGTTATGCGCCGCACCCTCCTACCTCGAACGGCGCGGTTGGCCCAGGTCGATCGACGATCTGCGCTCCCACGATCTGCTCCTCATCCCCCGTGGCGATGGTCTCCCCCGGCGTCTGTCGCTTTGCGACAAGGACGGCGTGGAGCACCAGGTCGAGGCCACCGCTCGGCTCACCGCAAATGATCCCAAGGCAATAGATCGCATGGTGCTTAACGGGGCTGGGATCGCGGCTACGGCGAGATATGTGGCCGCGCCTGAGATCGAGGCCGGCAATCTCGTTCGCGTTCTGCCCGACTGGAGCGTTCCAGCCGTCGATGTCAGTCTAGTCATGCCTGCCGGTAAGGAACGCAGCCCGGCTGCAAGAGCCTTCGTCGACTTTATGCGCAAACGGGTTGCCGGCAACCGCCGCTGGTTTGACGATGGGGCGTGA
- a CDS encoding mandelate racemase/muconate lactonizing enzyme family protein: MSLSHFRITRFQFARDRVIGDSQVRADDVNGAALELVSESGEVGLGFIQTLFNPLPDQTEIEAVFEHEVWPALKGNRAIALVHRVHRPRGGNQRAHSLPFHEAVQVALWDLAAKEAGLPLHVLLGSRRNRVKAYASGLDFHLDDDAFVSLFSHAASIGYSAFKIKVGHPDFDRDLRRLELLKTCVPAGSKIMIDPNEAWTSKEALTKLVAIREAGHDLLWVEDPILRHDHEGLRTLRHAVTWTQINSGEYLDLQGKRLLLEAHAADILNVHGQVTDVMRIGWLAAELGIPVSLGNTFLEVGVHTAVALPEVEWLEYSFQNFDHLVEQPIEIRDGYAHAPDRPGHGLVLSQEARSEWIRPKRLARSELGVAPENPRLYRK; the protein is encoded by the coding sequence ATGAGCCTTTCGCATTTTCGTATAACCCGATTTCAGTTCGCCCGCGACCGGGTAATCGGGGACAGCCAGGTTCGGGCGGACGATGTCAACGGCGCGGCGCTGGAGCTCGTTTCCGAAAGTGGTGAGGTGGGGCTGGGATTCATCCAGACACTCTTCAATCCGTTGCCGGATCAGACGGAGATCGAGGCTGTTTTCGAGCATGAGGTTTGGCCGGCCCTGAAGGGAAACAGGGCGATCGCCCTGGTTCACCGTGTACACCGTCCGCGCGGTGGCAATCAGCGGGCTCACTCCCTGCCCTTTCACGAAGCGGTTCAGGTGGCGCTTTGGGATCTTGCGGCGAAGGAAGCCGGCCTGCCCCTTCATGTCTTGCTTGGCAGTCGCCGCAACCGGGTGAAGGCTTATGCCAGCGGTCTCGATTTTCACCTCGACGACGACGCCTTCGTCTCGCTGTTCTCCCACGCTGCATCGATTGGCTACTCGGCTTTCAAGATCAAGGTCGGCCACCCTGATTTCGACCGCGATCTGCGGCGCCTCGAACTGTTGAAGACCTGCGTGCCGGCCGGGTCCAAAATCATGATCGATCCGAACGAGGCCTGGACCTCGAAGGAAGCGCTCACGAAATTGGTGGCGATCCGCGAGGCCGGCCACGATCTTCTCTGGGTCGAGGATCCGATCCTGCGTCACGACCATGAAGGGCTGAGAACGCTCAGGCATGCCGTCACATGGACCCAGATCAACAGCGGCGAGTATCTGGATCTCCAGGGCAAGCGGCTTCTTCTGGAAGCCCATGCGGCAGACATCCTGAATGTCCACGGCCAGGTGACGGATGTCATGCGCATCGGATGGCTGGCCGCCGAACTCGGGATTCCGGTCAGCCTAGGTAACACCTTCCTGGAGGTTGGCGTGCACACGGCGGTCGCGCTTCCCGAGGTCGAATGGCTGGAATATTCATTTCAGAACTTCGATCATCTGGTGGAACAGCCTATCGAAATCCGGGACGGGTACGCCCATGCGCCCGATCGGCCGGGCCACGGACTGGTGCTGTCGCAAGAAGCGCGCAGCGAATGGATCAGGCCAAAGCGCCTGGCCCGGTCGGAACTGGGTGTCGCGCCAGAAAATCCACGTCTTTATCGCAAATGA
- a CDS encoding FAD-dependent oxidoreductase — MSNLNKVPGKTRRAEVAGGGFAGLTAAIALRQNGWDVRLHEKSSELRAFGAGIYLWHNGLRVLEGLGALDEVLQGSHTPPTYETWMHNKSVSKETFNGLPWRIMTRSHLHDALVNRARAVGVDISVNSEAVAADPEGRLTLNSGEVLEADLIVGADGVGSKVRDSIGFKQDRWVSKDGLIRLIVPRMKKDLGHGEWDNTIDMWNFWPRVQRILYSPCNENELYLGLMAPAADPRGSAVPIDLEVWVEMFPFLEPCLIEAAKLKTARYDKYETTKLDSWTRGKVALVGDAAHAMCPALAQGAGCAMVNAFSLSQDLEEGASVEDALVGWEKRIRPITDRCQALSGDYAANRSLSKGNMFTPAALEAARYDPLRRVFSWPQ, encoded by the coding sequence ATGTCCAATTTAAACAAAGTCCCGGGCAAGACGCGTCGTGCCGAGGTTGCCGGCGGCGGCTTTGCCGGCCTGACGGCCGCCATCGCTCTGAGGCAGAATGGTTGGGATGTCAGGCTGCACGAAAAGAGCTCCGAGCTGCGGGCATTCGGCGCAGGCATCTATCTCTGGCACAATGGTCTTCGCGTGCTCGAAGGGCTGGGCGCTTTGGACGAGGTTCTCCAGGGCTCGCACACGCCTCCGACCTACGAGACCTGGATGCACAACAAGTCGGTTTCCAAAGAGACGTTCAACGGGCTCCCCTGGCGCATCATGACTCGCAGCCATCTGCACGATGCCCTGGTCAATCGGGCCCGTGCCGTGGGTGTCGACATAAGCGTCAATTCCGAAGCGGTCGCCGCCGATCCGGAAGGCCGCCTGACGCTTAACAGCGGCGAGGTTCTCGAAGCCGACTTGATCGTCGGCGCCGATGGCGTTGGCTCCAAGGTCAGGGATTCCATCGGCTTCAAACAGGATCGCTGGGTTTCGAAAGATGGTCTCATCCGGCTGATCGTCCCGCGCATGAAGAAGGATCTTGGTCATGGCGAATGGGACAACACCATCGACATGTGGAACTTCTGGCCGCGTGTGCAGCGCATTCTCTACTCGCCCTGCAATGAGAATGAGCTCTATCTGGGTTTGATGGCTCCGGCCGCTGATCCCCGAGGATCCGCCGTTCCGATCGATCTCGAAGTCTGGGTCGAGATGTTTCCGTTCCTGGAGCCATGCCTGATCGAGGCGGCCAAGCTGAAAACCGCCCGCTACGACAAGTACGAAACGACCAAGCTGGATAGCTGGACAAGAGGCAAGGTCGCCCTTGTGGGCGATGCCGCGCATGCGATGTGCCCGGCACTTGCCCAGGGCGCCGGTTGCGCGATGGTCAACGCCTTCAGCCTGTCGCAGGATCTGGAGGAAGGCGCTTCGGTCGAAGATGCGCTGGTCGGGTGGGAAAAGCGCATTCGCCCGATCACCGATCGCTGCCAGGCCCTGTCTGGCGACTACGCGGCGAACCGCTCGCTTTCGAAGGGAAACATGTTCACGCCGGCGGCACTGGAAGCTGC
- a CDS encoding histidine kinase dimerization/phosphoacceptor domain -containing protein, which yields MSAYTAAGRIAELAVVLEAKILLLLQLDHRVKNDLTLITALLRFQARTVENPAISAKLETMLERVDAVATVHRRTSQSHDMRRFDVSAFAGDLVIDVIGISGRTDVTPVAIFPANSCHPGSRIRCTRRCRLIAPTKASIVPPVRRCV from the coding sequence GTGAGCGCGTACACGGCCGCTGGCCGCATTGCGGAGCTGGCGGTTGTGCTCGAGGCGAAGATCCTACTGCTCCTGCAACTCGATCACCGCGTTAAGAACGATCTGACCTTGATCACCGCGCTGCTGCGATTTCAGGCGCGCACCGTCGAAAATCCTGCGATCTCCGCAAAGCTCGAAACAATGCTGGAGCGCGTCGACGCCGTAGCGACCGTCCATCGGCGGACCTCTCAGTCGCATGACATGCGGCGTTTCGACGTCTCCGCTTTCGCCGGAGATCTTGTGATCGACGTCATCGGCATCAGCGGGCGCACGGACGTTACCCCAGTCGCCATTTTCCCGGCCAACTCTTGCCATCCCGGAAGCCGGATCCGCTGCACTCGACGCTGCCGCCTCATTGCTCCGACCAAGGCTTCTATCGTTCCACCAGTGAGACGGTGCGTCTAA
- a CDS encoding SDR family oxidoreductase, which produces MTILVTGATGNVGRNVVEQLVNRGADVRVLVRDPSKANFPAGVEVAQGDLLDVDALRSAFSGVSTLFLLNGVVADEYTQALVALAVAREVGIERIVYLSVIHSDVYVNVPHFAGKFGVERMIEQMGLNATILRPAYFMDNDITIKDVITGYGIYPMPIGSKGLAMIDARDVGEIAAIELIRREQSSTPLPLNRINLVGPDTLTGADAAAIWTDVLGRPIAYPGNDTAGFEQNLRQFMPSWMALDMRLMAERFLTDGMVPDAGDVDRLTTLLGRPLRSYRDYAAQIAA; this is translated from the coding sequence ATGACCATCCTCGTAACTGGCGCGACCGGCAATGTAGGCCGCAACGTTGTCGAACAACTTGTGAACCGTGGCGCAGACGTGCGCGTTCTGGTTCGCGACCCTTCCAAGGCCAATTTCCCGGCCGGTGTCGAAGTCGCCCAAGGCGACCTGCTCGACGTCGACGCGCTGCGCAGCGCCTTCTCGGGCGTGTCCACGCTGTTCCTGCTGAACGGGGTAGTGGCCGACGAATATACCCAGGCGCTCGTCGCCTTGGCCGTTGCTCGCGAAGTCGGCATCGAGCGGATCGTCTATCTCTCGGTGATCCACAGCGACGTCTACGTGAACGTGCCGCACTTCGCGGGCAAGTTCGGCGTCGAGCGGATGATCGAGCAGATGGGCCTCAACGCCACCATCCTGCGCCCGGCCTACTTCATGGACAACGACATCACCATCAAGGACGTGATCACCGGCTACGGCATCTACCCCATGCCGATCGGCAGCAAGGGTCTTGCCATGATCGACGCCCGCGACGTTGGCGAGATCGCTGCGATCGAGCTCATCCGCCGCGAACAGTCGTCCACGCCGCTCCCGCTCAACCGCATCAACCTGGTCGGCCCGGATACGCTGACGGGCGCTGATGCCGCGGCGATCTGGACGGACGTCCTCGGCCGCCCGATCGCCTACCCCGGCAATGACACCGCGGGATTTGAGCAGAACCTGCGACAGTTCATGCCGAGCTGGATGGCCCTCGACATGCGCCTGATGGCCGAGCGCTTCCTGACCGACGGCATGGTCCCGGACGCCGGCGATGTCGATCGGCTGACCACCCTGCTGGGCCGCCCGCTGCGCTCGTACCGCGACTACGCCGCTCAGATCGCTGCCTGA
- a CDS encoding SRPBCC family protein has product MTIHVETSRAAQLKVAVTREVFVANAIQEVFDFVAAEDVLPKILTGYGMVPGVASTSDVSGPWDRPGSHRIVQLTDGSTAHEGVTHYDRPFYFAYRVSDPSFALKHLMGEARGQFWFEPANGGTRVKWTYTFLAKNWLTKLPLTLFVKSQWRGYMDVCLANVVKHFAPA; this is encoded by the coding sequence GTGACGATCCATGTTGAAACTAGCCGCGCAGCGCAGCTGAAAGTCGCGGTCACGCGAGAAGTGTTCGTCGCGAACGCCATCCAGGAAGTCTTCGACTTCGTTGCTGCCGAAGATGTCCTGCCCAAGATCCTGACCGGCTACGGGATGGTGCCCGGTGTTGCGTCGACTTCGGATGTTTCAGGTCCGTGGGATCGGCCCGGCTCGCACAGGATCGTCCAGCTGACGGACGGCAGCACCGCGCACGAGGGTGTCACGCACTACGATCGGCCTTTCTACTTCGCGTATCGGGTGAGTGACCCGAGCTTTGCGCTGAAGCATCTCATGGGTGAAGCGCGCGGGCAATTCTGGTTCGAACCGGCCAATGGCGGCACGCGGGTGAAATGGACATACACCTTTCTCGCCAAGAACTGGCTTACCAAACTCCCACTCACCCTGTTCGTGAAGAGCCAATGGAGGGGTTACATGGATGTGTGTCTCGCAAACGTCGTCAAGCACTTCGCCCCGGCCTGA